One segment of Pseudanabaena sp. ABRG5-3 DNA contains the following:
- a CDS encoding serine/threonine protein kinase — MNNINISNNRKCVTDEHGTVYELDLKLGEGGQGKVYSVKNGRYAIKVLQQANQSQREGLRRQIRSVQRLTQLDLKGLNIARPIALLKEPRLGYVMELLTGMEPLSNLIPTPLQFREIDNLVEWYLQGGGLGRRLKLLAKCAEIFSKLHAKGLVYGDPSPNNIFISSSNNSEEVWLIDSDNLRSEDSAIASRLRTTPYAAPEIELGISGANTLTDAHAFAVIAFKTLSFVHPLMGDLVENGEPEIINQAVQGKLPWVDAPNDDRNRSSFGFPRDMVLSPRLQRLCAKTFGEGLTNPSVRPSVNQWVETLHSAADYILHCQDCESPFYATNKLCPWCDAPRSSFVQLAISQWEPQYGAMSPILQAIALQVNQPRELTRRITRGWVEYQQDQACISLEAKQEATGILITVQSLDGQSYWLTSDGREKLEVEFGERPKRFPIDPQRFGSWFLHFGALDRPHRVAKFNLVKGGVS; from the coding sequence ATGAATAATATCAACATAAGCAACAACAGAAAATGCGTTACTGATGAACATGGCACAGTCTATGAACTCGATCTCAAGTTAGGCGAGGGTGGACAGGGAAAAGTTTACTCTGTTAAGAATGGTCGCTATGCCATCAAAGTTTTACAACAGGCTAATCAGTCACAGAGAGAAGGATTGCGCCGTCAAATCAGGTCAGTACAACGTTTAACACAATTAGATTTAAAGGGATTAAATATTGCTCGTCCGATCGCTTTATTAAAAGAACCAAGATTAGGTTATGTGATGGAATTACTAACGGGTATGGAACCTCTTAGCAACTTAATTCCCACCCCTCTTCAGTTTAGAGAAATTGACAATCTAGTGGAGTGGTATCTCCAAGGAGGCGGTCTAGGTCGTCGATTAAAATTGCTGGCAAAATGTGCTGAGATTTTCTCTAAATTACACGCTAAGGGTTTGGTGTACGGCGATCCATCCCCTAACAATATCTTTATTTCATCAAGTAATAATTCGGAAGAAGTCTGGTTAATTGATTCTGATAATTTGCGCTCTGAAGACTCCGCGATCGCGAGTAGACTGCGGACTACACCCTACGCAGCACCAGAGATCGAGTTGGGTATATCAGGGGCAAATACATTAACTGATGCTCATGCTTTTGCAGTAATTGCCTTTAAAACATTGAGCTTTGTTCATCCTCTCATGGGTGATTTGGTGGAAAATGGTGAGCCTGAAATAATCAATCAGGCTGTGCAAGGTAAGTTGCCTTGGGTTGATGCTCCTAACGATGATCGCAATCGTTCAAGTTTTGGATTTCCTCGTGATATGGTTTTATCGCCCAGACTGCAAAGACTTTGTGCTAAAACCTTTGGGGAAGGTTTGACAAATCCATCGGTGAGACCGAGTGTTAATCAATGGGTGGAAACATTACATTCAGCAGCCGATTATATCCTCCATTGTCAGGATTGCGAGAGTCCGTTTTATGCGACAAACAAACTATGTCCTTGGTGTGATGCGCCTAGATCTTCATTTGTCCAATTAGCTATTTCTCAGTGGGAGCCTCAATATGGGGCAATGTCGCCGATATTACAGGCGATCGCCTTACAAGTTAATCAACCAAGGGAGTTAACACGCCGTATTACTAGGGGTTGGGTCGAATATCAGCAAGATCAGGCTTGTATTAGTTTAGAGGCAAAACAAGAAGCCACAGGCATTCTTATAACTGTGCAAAGTCTTGATGGTCAAAGCTACTGGTTAACCTCTGATGGCAGAGAAAAACTAGAGGTGGAATTTGGCGAGCGCCCTAAACGATTTCCGATTGATCCGCAACGTTTCGGCTCTTGGTTTTTACATTTTGGTGCATTAGATCGTCCTCATCGAGTTGCCAAATTTAATCTAGTTAAGGGAGGTGTGTCATGA
- a CDS encoding PP2C family serine/threonine-protein phosphatase: MTEISRNKLISFGASVTGSQHKRDRRPNEDAWMGGQSKFGTFIAISDGLGSKPNARQGAKMACRAVKDALRYWGNSVDASPTLLLRLIHILWNLYVLPASENDSATTCLFAVISSEGKLVMAQLGDGLVAMRKADGTLHRLNFERTGFSNQTIGLGISRSTQDWQILTLPMLEIGDAILLATDGISEDLQSDRLSDFIAMLLTDFASMPPYQRWQALCRELREFPVPNHLDDKTLAMLWRQS; this comes from the coding sequence ATGACGGAAATATCCAGAAACAAATTAATTTCTTTCGGTGCTTCGGTCACTGGCTCACAGCACAAGCGCGATCGCCGCCCTAATGAAGATGCATGGATGGGAGGTCAGAGTAAATTTGGCACATTTATCGCCATCAGTGACGGATTAGGATCAAAGCCAAATGCTCGCCAAGGGGCAAAGATGGCTTGCCGTGCGGTTAAAGATGCGTTGCGCTATTGGGGAAATAGTGTCGATGCTTCACCAACGCTCTTATTGCGCTTAATTCATATTCTTTGGAACTTATATGTTTTACCAGCCAGTGAAAATGATAGTGCGACTACCTGCTTGTTTGCCGTTATTTCATCTGAGGGAAAGTTGGTGATGGCTCAGCTTGGGGATGGTTTAGTAGCAATGCGTAAAGCTGATGGTACTTTACATCGGCTTAATTTTGAGAGGACAGGATTTAGTAATCAAACAATAGGTTTAGGGATCTCACGGTCTACTCAAGATTGGCAAATACTAACTTTACCTATGTTAGAAATTGGTGATGCAATTTTATTGGCTACGGATGGTATTTCTGAGGATTTACAAAGCGATCGCCTAAGTGATTTTATTGCCATGCTCTTAACAGATTTTGCGTCAATGCCGCCCTATCAACGCTGGCAAGCTTTGTGTCGAGAACTACGCGAATTTCCTGTCCCAAATCATTTAGATGATAAAACCCTTGCTATGCTTTGGAGGCAGTCATGA